The DNA segment CCCGAGCGCCTCGGAAAGTCCAGCGCCCACCCGCACGCGGAGTGAATCCGGACGCCGCTCGCCGTCGCGCGAGAGCCCGGCCTCGCCGGCCGCGAGCAGCGCAAACGCGACGATGGGAATCGGCGAGAGGCCTTCACCAAGGAGTCGAGCGCCGAGCGCGAGCAGCGCGCCCGCGCCCAAACCAGCCGCGAGCGCCCAGAGGGCCTTCACGCGGTGGCCGCCGGCAGCGTCGCGATCGACAACAAGCCGCGGACGCTCGCTTCCGTGAGCCCGATGAGCGCGCCAAAGCGGCTCAGCTCCTCGACCTTGGTGGGCGAGAGCGGCCCCGAAAAGTGGGCCCCCTCGATGGCGCTCTGGAGCACGCGCTCACGCTGCGAGGGTGAGAGGTGCTTGCTGAAGTTCGAGAAGTACGCCGGCGCGTCCACCTGGGCCAGCGCGGTGCGCTCGCGCGCGAGGTCCTGGTCGGTGAGCGGCAGCGAGGTGAGCTTGCGATAGGTGGCCAGCGTCGACGCGGCGTCGGTCTCGACGGGCACCTGCCAGAGCA comes from the Deltaproteobacteria bacterium genome and includes:
- a CDS encoding zinc-ribbon domain-containing protein — protein: MIIFGTRTRVGVVERGQFGCPRCGPGQSYERKHAKRWFTLYFIPVFPVGDLGQFIECGLCHGTFKTEVLSLRLPPAVDVNLEVELKRAMLRALLWQVPVETDAASTLATYRKLTSLPLTDQDLARERTALAQVDAPAYFSNFSKHLSPSQRERVLQSAIEGAHFSGPLSPTKVEELSRFGALIGLTEASVRGLLSIATLPAATA